Proteins from a genomic interval of Sporomusaceae bacterium:
- a CDS encoding isocitrate/isopropylmalate family dehydrogenase, with translation MHKVTLIPGDGIGPEISAAVQEIFAAAGAPVLWEVHHAGQGGIDRHGDPLPEATLASIRATKVALKGPLTTQVGEGYRSINVTLRQTLDLYCNLRPVRSLTGVRSRYADVDLVIFRENTEDLYAGIEHRVGRYAAESVKIITKEASVRIAQAAFEYAARHGRKRVTAVHKANIMKLTDGLFLASAREVAKLNPDIRYDEVIVDNLCMQLVLRPEEYDILLAPNLYGDIISDLCAGLVGGLGVVPGANIGEGGAIFEAVHGTAPDIAGKNAANPAALLLSATMMLEYIGEGATAARIRAALEAVLAEGRAVTVDLGGAATTAEMTAAIIRKL, from the coding sequence ATGCATAAGGTGACGCTCATCCCCGGCGACGGCATCGGACCCGAAATCAGCGCCGCGGTCCAGGAGATTTTCGCCGCCGCGGGCGCGCCGGTGCTGTGGGAGGTCCATCACGCCGGCCAGGGCGGCATCGACCGCCACGGCGACCCGCTGCCGGAGGCGACGCTGGCCAGCATCAGGGCCACCAAGGTCGCGCTGAAGGGGCCGCTGACCACCCAGGTGGGCGAGGGATACCGCAGCATCAATGTCACGCTGCGGCAGACGCTCGACCTGTACTGCAACCTGCGGCCGGTGAGGTCGCTGACCGGGGTGAGGAGCCGCTATGCGGATGTCGATCTGGTGATATTCCGCGAGAACACCGAGGATCTTTACGCCGGCATCGAGCACCGCGTCGGCCGCTACGCGGCCGAATCGGTCAAGATTATCACCAAGGAGGCGTCGGTCCGCATCGCCCAGGCCGCTTTCGAGTACGCGGCCAGGCATGGGCGGAAAAGGGTGACGGCTGTTCACAAGGCAAATATCATGAAGCTGACCGACGGGCTTTTCCTGGCGAGCGCCCGCGAGGTGGCGAAGCTCAACCCCGATATCCGCTACGACGAGGTGATTGTCGACAATCTCTGTATGCAGCTGGTGCTGCGGCCGGAGGAGTACGATATTCTGCTTGCCCCCAACCTGTACGGGGATATAATCTCCGACCTGTGCGCCGGCCTGGTGGGCGGCCTGGGGGTGGTGCCCGGAGCGAACATCGGTGAGGGCGGGGCAATCTTTGAGGCGGTGCACGGCACGGCGCCGGACATCGCAGGCAAGAATGCGGCCAATCCGGCGGCGCTGCTGCTGTCGGCGACGATGATGCTGGAGTACATCGGCGAAGGGGCGACGGCGGCCCGCATCCGCGCAGCGCTGGAGGCGGTGCTGGCCGAGGGGCGGGCGGTGACGGTCGATCTGGGGGGCGCTGCGACAACAGCGGAGATGACGGCGGCAATAATAAGGAAACTATGA
- a CDS encoding ABC transporter permease, which yields MRRLRALLIKEFIQMRRDRLTFAMMIGLPIVQLLVFGFAINTDVKHLPTAVYDQSMQQDSRDFLAALTASEYFDVTQVATSHEEVAAAVESGKTKVGVIIPPDFAENLKHGRSAAVQVIVDASDSMAASSAISAAQLVGQIKSQEIMIKRLQGVTGKKVDPPFDVRIRPWYNPDFVTAFYMVPGILGIVLTMTMVMITSMAIVRERERGTLEQLIVTPMKTWELMLGKIIPYIVVGYVQATVALLVGIVVFDLPVRGSLGLLYLLTSWFIIASLALGVLISTLAKTQMQAMQMSFFIFLPSVLLSGFMFPRESMPLLFNWLGTLLPLTFYLQILRGIILKGVGISVLWTQILALTLFTTVVLAIAIKKFQKKIA from the coding sequence ATGAGACGCCTCAGAGCCCTGCTGATAAAAGAATTCATCCAGATGCGCCGCGACCGGCTGACCTTCGCCATGATGATCGGCCTGCCGATCGTCCAGCTACTCGTATTCGGCTTCGCCATCAATACCGACGTCAAACACCTGCCCACCGCCGTCTACGACCAGTCCATGCAGCAGGACAGCCGCGATTTCCTCGCCGCCCTGACCGCCAGCGAATACTTCGACGTCACCCAGGTGGCCACGAGCCACGAAGAAGTCGCCGCCGCCGTCGAGTCAGGCAAAACCAAAGTCGGGGTCATAATACCCCCCGACTTTGCCGAAAACCTCAAGCACGGCCGCAGCGCCGCCGTGCAGGTCATCGTCGACGCCTCCGATTCCATGGCCGCCTCGTCGGCCATCAGCGCCGCCCAGCTCGTCGGCCAGATAAAATCGCAGGAGATCATGATTAAACGCCTGCAGGGCGTCACCGGCAAAAAGGTCGACCCGCCCTTCGACGTCCGCATCCGCCCCTGGTACAACCCCGACTTCGTCACCGCCTTCTACATGGTCCCCGGCATCCTCGGCATCGTCCTCACCATGACCATGGTCATGATAACCTCGATGGCCATCGTCCGCGAGCGCGAGCGCGGCACCCTCGAACAGCTCATCGTAACCCCGATGAAAACGTGGGAACTCATGCTCGGCAAAATCATCCCTTACATCGTCGTCGGCTATGTCCAGGCCACCGTCGCCCTCCTCGTCGGCATCGTCGTCTTCGACCTGCCCGTGCGCGGCAGCCTCGGTCTCCTCTACCTGCTCACCTCGTGGTTCATCATCGCCTCGCTCGCCCTCGGCGTGCTCATCTCCACCCTCGCCAAAACCCAGATGCAGGCCATGCAGATGTCCTTCTTCATCTTCCTGCCCAGTGTTCTCCTCTCCGGCTTCATGTTCCCGCGCGAATCCATGCCCCTGCTCTTCAACTGGCTCGGCACCCTCCTGCCGCTCACCTTCTACCTCCAGATACTGCGCGGCATCATCCTCAAAGGCGTCGGCATCAGCGTCCTGTGGACCCAGATCCTCGCCCTGACGCTGTTTACAACTGTCGTTTTAGCGATCGCGATCAAGAAGTTCCAGAAGAAAATAGCATAA